The proteins below are encoded in one region of Methylobacillus flagellatus KT:
- a CDS encoding PilT/PilU family type 4a pilus ATPase, translated as MAAIDITPILKFMVEKNGSDLFFSTGTAIHIDIEGQTVPINAQVMAPGMVKEIAYALMSPAQQQEFERTLEMNFALSLHGLGRFRINVFRQRGEVAMVVRHIKHVIPSLQSLGLPPVLNELIMRQRGLILVVGATGSGKSTTLASMIDHRNASRDGHILTLEDPIEFIHDHKKSVVDQREVGIDTLSFENGLKNAMRQAPDVILIGEIRDMETMKHAIAYSETGHLCLATLHANNANQALERILSFFPPDSKQSIQLSLALNLAAIISQRLVPGIKAKRVVATEVLINTPYIAELILKSKLDEVKEAMANNQDIGMRTFDQSLFDLFNQGAISEDNALASADSRNDLSLRIRFTQESAKGEFGA; from the coding sequence ATGGCTGCAATCGATATCACCCCCATCCTCAAGTTCATGGTCGAGAAAAACGGTTCCGACCTGTTCTTCAGTACCGGGACAGCCATCCATATCGATATCGAGGGCCAGACCGTCCCCATCAATGCCCAGGTCATGGCACCAGGCATGGTGAAGGAAATCGCCTATGCCTTGATGTCTCCAGCTCAGCAACAGGAGTTCGAGCGGACGCTGGAGATGAATTTCGCCCTCAGCCTGCATGGGCTTGGCCGCTTCCGCATCAATGTCTTCCGCCAGCGCGGGGAAGTCGCCATGGTGGTCCGCCATATCAAGCATGTCATCCCCAGCCTGCAAAGCCTGGGATTACCCCCTGTATTGAACGAGCTCATCATGCGCCAGCGTGGACTGATTCTGGTGGTGGGCGCGACCGGCTCCGGCAAGTCAACGACACTGGCCTCCATGATCGACCACCGCAACGCCAGCCGCGACGGTCATATCCTGACCCTGGAAGACCCCATCGAGTTTATTCACGACCACAAGAAATCCGTCGTGGACCAGCGTGAAGTCGGCATCGACACCCTGAGCTTCGAGAACGGCCTCAAGAATGCCATGCGGCAGGCGCCCGATGTCATTCTCATCGGCGAGATCCGCGACATGGAAACCATGAAGCACGCGATCGCCTATTCCGAGACTGGCCACCTATGCCTGGCCACACTGCATGCCAATAACGCCAACCAAGCACTGGAACGCATCCTGTCGTTCTTCCCGCCGGACAGCAAGCAAAGCATCCAGCTCAGCCTGGCGCTGAACCTGGCGGCCATCATTTCCCAGCGCCTGGTGCCCGGCATCAAGGCCAAGCGTGTCGTCGCCACTGAAGTCCTCATCAATACGCCCTACATTGCCGAGCTTATCCTCAAATCCAAGCTCGATGAAGTGAAGGAAGCCATGGCCAACAACCAGGACATCGGCATGCGCACCTTCGACCAATCCCTGTTCGATCTCTTCAACCAGGGCGCCATCTCGGAAGACAATGCGCTCGCAAGCGCCGATTCACGCAACGACCTGTCCCTCAGGATCAGGTTTACCCAAGAAAGCGCCAAGGGGGAATTCGGCGCCTAG